One segment of Mastomys coucha isolate ucsf_1 unplaced genomic scaffold, UCSF_Mcou_1 pScaffold23, whole genome shotgun sequence DNA contains the following:
- the Pth1r gene encoding parathyroid hormone/parathyroid hormone-related peptide receptor isoform X2, which produces MGAARIAPSLALLLCCPVLSSAYALVDADDVFTKEEQIFLLHRAQAQCDKLLKEVLHTAANIMESDKGWTPASTSGKPRKEKASGKFYPESKENKDVPTGSRRRGRPCLPEWDNIVCWPLGAPGEVVAVPCPDYIYDFNHKGHAYRRCDRNGSWEVVPGHNRTWANYSECLKFMTNETREREVFDRLGMIYTVGYSMSLASLTVAVLILAYFRRLHCTRNYIHMHMFLSFMLRAASIFVKDAVLYSGFTLDEAERLTEEELHIIAQVPPPPAAAAVGYAGCRVAVTFFLYFLATNYYWILVEGLYLHSLIFMAFFSEKKYLWGFTIFGWGLPAVFVAVWVGVRATLANTGCWDLSSGHKKWIIQVPILASVVFNFILFINIIRVLATKLRETNAGRCDTRQQYRKLLRSTLVLVPLFGVHYTVFMALPYTEVSGTLWQIQMHYEMLFNSFQGFFVAIIYCFCNGEVQAEIRKSWSRWTLALDFKRKARSGSSSYSYGPMVSHTSVTNVGPRAGLGLPLSPRLLPATTNGHSQPPGHAKPGAPAIENETIPVTLAVPKDDGFLNDSCSGLDEEASGSARPPPLLQEEWETVM; this is translated from the exons GTGGACGCGGACGATGTCTTTACCAAAGAGGAACAGATTTTCCTGCTGCACCGTGCCCAGGCGCAATGTGACAAGCTGCTCAAGGAAGTTCTGCACACAGCAG CCAACATAATGGAGTCGGACAAGGGGTGGACACCAGCATCTACGTCAGGGAAGCCCAGGAAAGAGAAGGCATCGGGAAAGTTCTACCCTGAGTCTAAAGAGAACAAGGACGTACCCACCGGCAGCAGGCGCCGAG GGCGTCCCTGTCTGCCAGAGTGGGACAACATCGTTTGCTGGCCATTAGGGGCACCAGGTGAAGTGGTGGCAGTACCTTGTCCTGATTACATTTATGACTTCAATCACAAAG GCCATGCCTACAGACGCTGTGACCGCAATGGCAGCTGGGAGGTGGTTCCAGGGCACAACCGGACGTGGGCCAACTACAGCGAGTGCCTCAAGTTCATGACCAATGAGACTCGGGAACGG GAGGTATTTGACCGCCTAGGCATGATCTACACCGTGGGATACTCCATGTCTCTTGCCTCCCTCACCGTGGCTGTACTCATCCTAGCCTATTTTAG GCGGCTGCACTGCACGCGCAACtacatccacatgcacatgttcCTGTCGTTTATGCTGCGCGCCGCGAGCATCTTCGTGAAGGACGCTGTGCTCTACTCTGGCTTCACGCTGGATGAGGCCGAGCGCCTCACAGAGGAAGAGTTGCATATCATCGCGCAGGTGCCGCCTCCGCCCGCGGCTGCCGCCGTTGGCTAC GCTGGCTGCCGGGTGGCTGTGAccttcttcctctacttcctggCTACCAACTACTACTGGATTCTGGTGGAGGGGCTGTATTTGCACAGCCTCATCTTCATGGCctttttctcagagaagaagTACCTGTGGGGCTTCACCATCTTTGGCTGGG gtctgcCAGCTGTCTTCGTGGCTGTGTGGGTCGGTGTCAGAGCAACCTTGGCCAACACTGG GTGCTGGGACCTGAGCTCCGGGCACAAGAAGTGGATTATCCAGGTGCCCATCCTGGCATCTGTTGTg TTCAACTTCATCCTTTTCATCAACATCATCCGggtgcttgccactaagcttCGGGAGACCAATGCGGGCCGCTGTGACACCAGGCAGCAGTACCG GAAGCTGCTCAGATCCACGTTGGTGCTTGTGCCGCTCTTCGGTGTCCACTATACAGTCTTCATGGCCTTGCCGTACACCGAGGTCTCAGGGACATTGTGGCAGATCCAGATGCACTATGAGAtgctcttcaactccttccag GGATTTTTTGTTGCCATCATATACTGTTTCTGCAATGGTGAG GTACAAGCAGAGATTAGGAAGTCTTGGAGCCGCTGGACCCTGGCATTGGACTTCAAGCGAAAAGCACGAAGTGGGAGTAGCAGCTACAGCTATGGCCCAATGGTGTCTCACACGAGTGTGACCAATGTGGGCCCCCGTGCAGGACTTGGCCTTCCCCTCAGCCCCCGCCTGCTTCCTGCCACCACCAATGGCCACTCCCAGCCGCCTGGCCATGCCAAGCCAGGCGCTCCAGCCATTGAAAATGAAACCATACCAGTTACTCTGGCGGTTCCCAAGGACGATGGATTCCTTAATGACTCCTGTTCAGGCCTGGATGAGGAGGCCTCTGGGTCTGCACGGCCACCTCCATTGCTGCAGGAAGAATGGGAAACAGTCATGTGA
- the Pth1r gene encoding parathyroid hormone/parathyroid hormone-related peptide receptor isoform X3: MESDKGWTPASTSGKPRKEKASGKFYPESKENKDVPTGSRRRGRPCLPEWDNIVCWPLGAPGEVVAVPCPDYIYDFNHKGHAYRRCDRNGSWEVVPGHNRTWANYSECLKFMTNETREREVFDRLGMIYTVGYSMSLASLTVAVLILAYFRRLHCTRNYIHMHMFLSFMLRAASIFVKDAVLYSGFTLDEAERLTEEELHIIAQVPPPPAAAAVGYAGCRVAVTFFLYFLATNYYWILVEGLYLHSLIFMAFFSEKKYLWGFTIFGWGLPAVFVAVWVGVRATLANTGCWDLSSGHKKWIIQVPILASVVFNFILFINIIRVLATKLRETNAGRCDTRQQYRKLLRSTLVLVPLFGVHYTVFMALPYTEVSGTLWQIQMHYEMLFNSFQGFFVAIIYCFCNGEVQAEIRKSWSRWTLALDFKRKARSGSSSYSYGPMVSHTSVTNVGPRAGLGLPLSPRLLPATTNGHSQPPGHAKPGAPAIENETIPVTLAVPKDDGFLNDSCSGLDEEASGSARPPPLLQEEWETVM, translated from the exons ATGGAGTCGGACAAGGGGTGGACACCAGCATCTACGTCAGGGAAGCCCAGGAAAGAGAAGGCATCGGGAAAGTTCTACCCTGAGTCTAAAGAGAACAAGGACGTACCCACCGGCAGCAGGCGCCGAG GGCGTCCCTGTCTGCCAGAGTGGGACAACATCGTTTGCTGGCCATTAGGGGCACCAGGTGAAGTGGTGGCAGTACCTTGTCCTGATTACATTTATGACTTCAATCACAAAG GCCATGCCTACAGACGCTGTGACCGCAATGGCAGCTGGGAGGTGGTTCCAGGGCACAACCGGACGTGGGCCAACTACAGCGAGTGCCTCAAGTTCATGACCAATGAGACTCGGGAACGG GAGGTATTTGACCGCCTAGGCATGATCTACACCGTGGGATACTCCATGTCTCTTGCCTCCCTCACCGTGGCTGTACTCATCCTAGCCTATTTTAG GCGGCTGCACTGCACGCGCAACtacatccacatgcacatgttcCTGTCGTTTATGCTGCGCGCCGCGAGCATCTTCGTGAAGGACGCTGTGCTCTACTCTGGCTTCACGCTGGATGAGGCCGAGCGCCTCACAGAGGAAGAGTTGCATATCATCGCGCAGGTGCCGCCTCCGCCCGCGGCTGCCGCCGTTGGCTAC GCTGGCTGCCGGGTGGCTGTGAccttcttcctctacttcctggCTACCAACTACTACTGGATTCTGGTGGAGGGGCTGTATTTGCACAGCCTCATCTTCATGGCctttttctcagagaagaagTACCTGTGGGGCTTCACCATCTTTGGCTGGG gtctgcCAGCTGTCTTCGTGGCTGTGTGGGTCGGTGTCAGAGCAACCTTGGCCAACACTGG GTGCTGGGACCTGAGCTCCGGGCACAAGAAGTGGATTATCCAGGTGCCCATCCTGGCATCTGTTGTg TTCAACTTCATCCTTTTCATCAACATCATCCGggtgcttgccactaagcttCGGGAGACCAATGCGGGCCGCTGTGACACCAGGCAGCAGTACCG GAAGCTGCTCAGATCCACGTTGGTGCTTGTGCCGCTCTTCGGTGTCCACTATACAGTCTTCATGGCCTTGCCGTACACCGAGGTCTCAGGGACATTGTGGCAGATCCAGATGCACTATGAGAtgctcttcaactccttccag GGATTTTTTGTTGCCATCATATACTGTTTCTGCAATGGTGAG GTACAAGCAGAGATTAGGAAGTCTTGGAGCCGCTGGACCCTGGCATTGGACTTCAAGCGAAAAGCACGAAGTGGGAGTAGCAGCTACAGCTATGGCCCAATGGTGTCTCACACGAGTGTGACCAATGTGGGCCCCCGTGCAGGACTTGGCCTTCCCCTCAGCCCCCGCCTGCTTCCTGCCACCACCAATGGCCACTCCCAGCCGCCTGGCCATGCCAAGCCAGGCGCTCCAGCCATTGAAAATGAAACCATACCAGTTACTCTGGCGGTTCCCAAGGACGATGGATTCCTTAATGACTCCTGTTCAGGCCTGGATGAGGAGGCCTCTGGGTCTGCACGGCCACCTCCATTGCTGCAGGAAGAATGGGAAACAGTCATGTGA
- the Pth1r gene encoding parathyroid hormone/parathyroid hormone-related peptide receptor isoform X1: MGPPPPHHEPGTLVPALFGVSYRRFQMPEVSPLLKTWLGVLGLETCGWSSPTPCFCEHIALVVDADDVFTKEEQIFLLHRAQAQCDKLLKEVLHTAANIMESDKGWTPASTSGKPRKEKASGKFYPESKENKDVPTGSRRRGRPCLPEWDNIVCWPLGAPGEVVAVPCPDYIYDFNHKGHAYRRCDRNGSWEVVPGHNRTWANYSECLKFMTNETREREVFDRLGMIYTVGYSMSLASLTVAVLILAYFRRLHCTRNYIHMHMFLSFMLRAASIFVKDAVLYSGFTLDEAERLTEEELHIIAQVPPPPAAAAVGYAGCRVAVTFFLYFLATNYYWILVEGLYLHSLIFMAFFSEKKYLWGFTIFGWGLPAVFVAVWVGVRATLANTGCWDLSSGHKKWIIQVPILASVVFNFILFINIIRVLATKLRETNAGRCDTRQQYRKLLRSTLVLVPLFGVHYTVFMALPYTEVSGTLWQIQMHYEMLFNSFQGFFVAIIYCFCNGEVQAEIRKSWSRWTLALDFKRKARSGSSSYSYGPMVSHTSVTNVGPRAGLGLPLSPRLLPATTNGHSQPPGHAKPGAPAIENETIPVTLAVPKDDGFLNDSCSGLDEEASGSARPPPLLQEEWETVM, from the exons GTGGACGCGGACGATGTCTTTACCAAAGAGGAACAGATTTTCCTGCTGCACCGTGCCCAGGCGCAATGTGACAAGCTGCTCAAGGAAGTTCTGCACACAGCAG CCAACATAATGGAGTCGGACAAGGGGTGGACACCAGCATCTACGTCAGGGAAGCCCAGGAAAGAGAAGGCATCGGGAAAGTTCTACCCTGAGTCTAAAGAGAACAAGGACGTACCCACCGGCAGCAGGCGCCGAG GGCGTCCCTGTCTGCCAGAGTGGGACAACATCGTTTGCTGGCCATTAGGGGCACCAGGTGAAGTGGTGGCAGTACCTTGTCCTGATTACATTTATGACTTCAATCACAAAG GCCATGCCTACAGACGCTGTGACCGCAATGGCAGCTGGGAGGTGGTTCCAGGGCACAACCGGACGTGGGCCAACTACAGCGAGTGCCTCAAGTTCATGACCAATGAGACTCGGGAACGG GAGGTATTTGACCGCCTAGGCATGATCTACACCGTGGGATACTCCATGTCTCTTGCCTCCCTCACCGTGGCTGTACTCATCCTAGCCTATTTTAG GCGGCTGCACTGCACGCGCAACtacatccacatgcacatgttcCTGTCGTTTATGCTGCGCGCCGCGAGCATCTTCGTGAAGGACGCTGTGCTCTACTCTGGCTTCACGCTGGATGAGGCCGAGCGCCTCACAGAGGAAGAGTTGCATATCATCGCGCAGGTGCCGCCTCCGCCCGCGGCTGCCGCCGTTGGCTAC GCTGGCTGCCGGGTGGCTGTGAccttcttcctctacttcctggCTACCAACTACTACTGGATTCTGGTGGAGGGGCTGTATTTGCACAGCCTCATCTTCATGGCctttttctcagagaagaagTACCTGTGGGGCTTCACCATCTTTGGCTGGG gtctgcCAGCTGTCTTCGTGGCTGTGTGGGTCGGTGTCAGAGCAACCTTGGCCAACACTGG GTGCTGGGACCTGAGCTCCGGGCACAAGAAGTGGATTATCCAGGTGCCCATCCTGGCATCTGTTGTg TTCAACTTCATCCTTTTCATCAACATCATCCGggtgcttgccactaagcttCGGGAGACCAATGCGGGCCGCTGTGACACCAGGCAGCAGTACCG GAAGCTGCTCAGATCCACGTTGGTGCTTGTGCCGCTCTTCGGTGTCCACTATACAGTCTTCATGGCCTTGCCGTACACCGAGGTCTCAGGGACATTGTGGCAGATCCAGATGCACTATGAGAtgctcttcaactccttccag GGATTTTTTGTTGCCATCATATACTGTTTCTGCAATGGTGAG GTACAAGCAGAGATTAGGAAGTCTTGGAGCCGCTGGACCCTGGCATTGGACTTCAAGCGAAAAGCACGAAGTGGGAGTAGCAGCTACAGCTATGGCCCAATGGTGTCTCACACGAGTGTGACCAATGTGGGCCCCCGTGCAGGACTTGGCCTTCCCCTCAGCCCCCGCCTGCTTCCTGCCACCACCAATGGCCACTCCCAGCCGCCTGGCCATGCCAAGCCAGGCGCTCCAGCCATTGAAAATGAAACCATACCAGTTACTCTGGCGGTTCCCAAGGACGATGGATTCCTTAATGACTCCTGTTCAGGCCTGGATGAGGAGGCCTCTGGGTCTGCACGGCCACCTCCATTGCTGCAGGAAGAATGGGAAACAGTCATGTGA